One genomic window of Salvelinus alpinus chromosome 17, SLU_Salpinus.1, whole genome shotgun sequence includes the following:
- the LOC139542294 gene encoding acyl-coenzyme A diphosphatase FITM2-like: MSRCTIPIPSFIGPPSAILVPSGNMADVDIIVNKFVALWRIPFVRLKLPWIFLGLSMVGSLVKSTQLVPETYFSNSRNVLNMYFVKVSWGWTLLLLTPFIFLIHYNDSLTFALRRMSSLVVATAIWYTFTETFFYIEDATGTCHRDQVPHKEFTTKWRCRSAGGQWDGYDISGHSFILSYSALIIAEEMAPMATMERNRNIVLDLLYVSLNGIVFIWIWMFMCTSVYFHNFWQNGLGTVFGILAWFVTYRVWYPKPLSPGLPLKPTKQS, from the exons ATGTCACGGTGTACTATACCAATCCCCTCATTCATTGGACCGCCATCAGCCATTCTCGTTCCAAGTGGTAACATGGCAGACGTGGATATCATCGTGAACAAGTTTGTGGCACTTTGGAGGATACCATTTGTCCGTCTTAAATTGCCGTGGATTTTCTTGGGTCTTTCAATGGTGGGATCCCTTGTCAAGTCGACACAGCTCGTCCCGGAGACATATTTTAGCAACAGCAGAAATGTTCTCAATAT GTATTTTGTCAAAGTGTCCTGGGGCTGGACTTTACTGCTGTTGACCCCATTCATCTTCCTCATACACTACAACGACAGCTTGACCTTTGCCCTCCGGCGAATGAGCTCATTGGTGGTGGCCACAGCCATTTGGTACACCTTCACCGAGACCTTCTTCTACATTGAAGATGCCACAGGTACATGCCACAGGGATCAAGTCCCTCATAAAGAATTCACCACAAAGTGGAGATGCAGGAGTGCTGGGGGTCAATGGGACGGCTATGACATCTCAGGACACTCGTTCATTCTCTCGTACTCTGCACTCATCATTGCTGAAGAAATGGCACCTATGGCTACCATGGAGAGGAATCGGAACATTGTCCTTGATCTGTTATATGTGTCCCTTAATGGAATAGTATTCATCTGGATATGGATGTTTATGTGTACCTCTGTGTATTTTCATAATTTCTGGCAGAACGGTCTCGGGACTGTTTTTGGAATTCTGGCATGGTTTGTCACATATCGGGTATGGTATCCAAAGCCCTTATCGCCTGGTCTTCCACTTAAGCCCACAAAGCAGAGTTGA
- the LOC139542293 gene encoding ganglioside-induced differentiation-associated protein 1-like 1 → MVNVVWITLYHFCQRKRSRKISRIQYRALSKIYAAASRRIYDALFVVLKSFALLFSLLFSLSLPPSISPLSLPWSSLTFTKPSVMASSNNVTPTNCSWWPISAMDEDGEITDMEKSEETAIESKPNFSKDKLVLYHWTQSFTSQKVRLVINEKGLLCEERDVSLPIAEHKEPWFMRLNLGEEVAVFIHGDTIVSDYNQIIEYLEAHFGGETVAQLIPDAGSPLHERVQQYRELLDGLPMDAYTHGCILHPELTTDSMIPKYATAEIRRHLTNAASELMKLDHEEPTLTEPYLSKQKKLMAKILDHDNVSYLKKILGELAMVLDQVEAELEKRKIEYKGQKCELWLCGPEFTLADVCLGALLHRLKFLGLSKKYWEDGSRPNLQSFFERVQKRYAFRKVLGDIHTTLLSAVLPNAFRMVKKKPPSFFGASFLMGSLGGMGYFAYWFLKKKYV, encoded by the exons ATGGTTAACGTTGTGTGGATTACGCTATACCATTTTTGCCAACGCAAGCGTTCTAGAAAGATATCTAGAATTCAGTACCGGGCGCTGTCCAAAATTTATGCTGCCGCGTCGCGTCGAATCTATGATGCTCTGTTCGTGGTGCTGAAATCCTTTGCGctcttgttctctctccttttctctctgtccctccctccttccatctctcctctctccctcccttggtCCTCTCTCACATTCACAAAACCCTCTGTCATGGCGTCTTCCAACAATGTTACCCCCACCAACTGTAGCTGGTGGCCCATCTCAGCCATGGATGAAGACggtgaaataacagatatggagaAAAGCGAAGAGACAGCTATAGAGTCGAAACCTAATTTCTCTAAAGACAAGCTTGTTTTGTATCACTGGACGCAGTCTTTCACCTCTCAAAAG GTGCGTCTGGTGATCAATGAGAAGGGTCTGCTGTGTGAAGAGAGGGACGTAAGTCTCCCTATAGCCGAGCACAAGGAGCCCTGGTTCATGAGGCTCAACCTGGGGGAGGAGGTGGCCGTCTTCATCCATGGAGACACCATCGTCTCAGACTACAACCAGATTATAGAGTACCTAGAGGCTCATTTTGGGGGAG AAACGGTGGCCCAGCTAATTCCCGATGCTGGCTCTCCACTCCACGAGCGTGTGCAGCAGTACCGTGAGCTGCTGGACGGCCTGCCCATGGATGCTTACACACACGGCTGTATCCTGCACCCAGAGCTCACCACCGACTCCATGATCCCAAAGTATGCCACAGCTGAAATACGTA GACACTTGACCAACGCTGCGTCTGAGCTGATGAAGCTGGACCATGAGGAGCCCACTCTGACAGAGCCATACCTCTCCAAGCAGAAAAAACTCATG GCAAAAATATTGGACCACGACAATGTCAGCTACCTGAAGAAGATCCTTGGCGAGTTGGCGATGGTACTAGATCAGGTGGAGGCCGAGCTAGAAAAGAGGAAAATCGAGTATAAAG GTCAAAAGTGTGAGTTGTGGCTATGTGGACCTGAATTTACACTAGCTGATGTCTGCCTGGGAGCCTTGTTGCACAGGCTTAAGTTCTTGGGACTCTCAAAGAAATACTGGGAGGACGGCAGCCGACCCAACCTCCAGTCCTTTTTCGAGCGGGTGCAAAAACGCTACGCTTTCCGCAAGGTTTTGGGCGACATCCACACAACCCTCCTGTCAGCAGTTCTACCTAACGCATTCCGAATGGTAAAAAAGAAGCCACCATCTTTTTTCGGGGCCTCTTTCCTCATGGGTTCTCTGGGAGGGATGGGATACTTTGCCTATTGGTTTTTAAAAAAGAAATATGTGTAG